From the Pseudodesulfovibrio sp. S3 genome, the window TGGCGATCATGATAAAACAGTTGGCAGTGCCGGGACCACGGGGTGCATTATGTTCGAAGTAGAGATAGTCCGTGCGGATCCCGGCATACTCGGCGATGCAGGCCTTGTACGCGGCGTCGTGGTGGTACTGGCCTACGGCACTGAATTGGTTCTGCCCCCGCAGCCGGAGTTCCTCGTTGGACTCTTCATCCGCTCCCGGCGTGGTCAGCCAATCCGAAAGGTTGGTCACGGACGCAATTCCGGGGATGGGTGCGGCCAGGATGGAATAGTATCCAGGGCCGAGGTTGTACGCGGATCCCGCTTGTTCGGCCTCGACCGGCGCGGTGAAGGTCAAGCTTCCATCCGGGCAGGTCGTGTCGGCGGTCACGGTCACGCGGTAGACGTAGCCGTCCAAGGTCGGGCTTTCGATCACGGTGCCGGAGGGGACGGTCAGCTCCCCGGCAGCGGTCGGTCTGGCGAAGGTCACATTGCCGACCGCCTTGGTGCTGGCCTTGCGGGTCAGGTCCACCCCCCACGCATAGACGTCGAGCCACGCCCCGGAGGCGTATTTCAGAAACAGGTTCGGCAGGGCGGTCTTGACCAACAGGGAAACGAGCAGCTTGCACGGTGTCGTGACAATGGCCGTGATGAGCTTCCAGAACGGACTCCACTTTGAATCGTTGGTGATGAGGCTGCCTTCATCCTCGTTGATTTGCTTCCAGCGCGCGGTCATGTCCGCTTCGGTGGTGGGGATGCCCGCCTCGGCCAGCATGGACTCGAACAATTCCTGGCTCATGAAATCTCCACGGTTGAGTAGATGGGGCCGAATTCAACGGTTTCGGCCTGCAAGTAGAAGACGCCCAGGGATGTCTCGGTGATCTGGCACGTTCCGGGGACAATGCGTTCGTCGTTGTCCACTTCGAGGGTCAGCTTGACGATGTTCTCGGCTTTCTTCCCCTCGTCGCGGTTGCCTACCAGTTCGACAAGCAACCCTGTTTCCCGGATCATGTGGACCAGATCCTGGGCGATGGAGTCCCGGTCACAACAACGCTCCGGGATACCCCCGACGTCCAGGGTGATGTCGTCGTCGGTGATGAGGATGTCGAAATATTTCTCGTCGGGCATGGGCTATGTCCCCGTGTAGAGCATTTCATCCAGGGCCTGTCGGGTCATGGGCTGCTCGGAGTTGATGGTGACCTGGCCGATGGACCGGGAGTTGCTGCTGTTGTTCGCCACGGTCTTGGCGATGTGGTTGGTCACGCCGCCAGGGGGCAAGTTCGTGCGCTTGGAGGCCTCCAGGGACGGGGAGGTCGTCGGGGCTGCTGTTTCGCTGCCGAATCCGAAGAACTCGCCTATGGCCCCGATATGGTCCATGACGAATCCGATGGGATTGACCAGGGCCTTCAGTCCGCCAAGCACCACGTCGATAACCTTCATGATGGCTTGCCCCCAGGATGTGTCCAGGAACGCGGCCTTCAGGTCGTCCCACCAGTAGATGGCGGCGGCAACGGCAGCGATGAGGGCAACGATTGCCAGGACGATCAGCACGGCAGGGTTCGCGGCCATGGCTGCGTTGACCAGCCACATGACGCCCTGGAAGGCGAGCAGGACTCCTTTGCCGATGATGCCTTGCTTGGTGAACAGGGCCAGCCCCCACTTGGCAGCGGCGAGGGGACCACTCAAGCCGATGAAGCCCAGCTTCATGAGGCCGGTCACTAGGGTGAGCGCGCCCATTACTCCGGTCAGGGTAATGACGGCCAGGACCCCGTATCCTATCCACCGGGTCAGGTTTGGATATTTGCCCATCCAAGCTGTCATGGTCGCAGTGGCGTCGGCTATGCCGTTGATAAGCGGATCCAGGGCCGGGGCAAGCCCGTTGCCGATGCCGATGGTCAGGGCCGTGACGCCCTGTCCCAGGCGTTGCATCGGCGTGACCATATGTGCGGCCATCTGCTCGGCCTTTTCCATGCCCTTCACCTGGCCTAATTTATCCATGGCCCCGGCCAGGCCGGTGGTGTCAGCCATGAGCAGTTTAAGCATGGACACTGCCTCGTCGGAGCCGAAGGCATCCTTCAGGGCATCCGATTCGGCCACGCTCAAGGTGTCGCCGAATTTGCCCTTGAGCTTGCCCAGGATGTCCAACATGCCGAGCATCTTGCCGTCTGAGTCAACAAAGGAAAGGCCGAGTTTCTTCTGGGCCTTGCCTGCCCCAGCCAGAAACGCCTTGTACTTGGTCCCGGCCTCGGAGCCGGACATGGTCGCCTGGAGCTTGCCCATGACGGCCATCTGTTCGACGACATCAATTCCGGCAGATGTGGCGTTGGCTCCGACGGCAGTAAAGGCAGAGGACATCTCGGATCCGGTTGTCTTGAACAGTTGGATGGCCGTAGCCGTCTGACCGGCCAGTTGCTTGACCCAATTGACCTTGCCGATTTTTTCGGCCTGGGCCTTGAAGATGCCGTACATGGTCCCCATGTAGTCGGTCATGGTGTTGGAGTCGGACTTGCCACCCACGGCAAGGACGTTGGCGACATTGGTAAACTCCGCCAGGTCGGTTCCCTTAAGTCCATTGATGGAGGATTGGATGTCGTAGGCAGAGCGGACGAATCCGTCCGCAGCTCGCCCGTACTTGATGGAGTATTGAAGTGCTTTTGTAGACAGGCCTTTTAGCGTGTCCTGGTCCACGTCCAGGCTGCCGACCTCACCCAAGGCCTGGCGCATTTCTTCGGCGGGGTTGA encodes:
- a CDS encoding phage tail tape measure protein — protein: MSAKLEKLTFTIDLLERVSGPIRKVQRVMGSMADASEKAFKKVGMGAAGVAGAGYSMMKFINPAEEMRQALGEVGSLDVDQDTLKGLSTKALQYSIKYGRAADGFVRSAYDIQSSINGLKGTDLAEFTNVANVLAVGGKSDSNTMTDYMGTMYGIFKAQAEKIGKVNWVKQLAGQTATAIQLFKTTGSEMSSAFTAVGANATSAGIDVVEQMAVMGKLQATMSGSEAGTKYKAFLAGAGKAQKKLGLSFVDSDGKMLGMLDILGKLKGKFGDTLSVAESDALKDAFGSDEAVSMLKLLMADTTGLAGAMDKLGQVKGMEKAEQMAAHMVTPMQRLGQGVTALTIGIGNGLAPALDPLINGIADATATMTAWMGKYPNLTRWIGYGVLAVITLTGVMGALTLVTGLMKLGFIGLSGPLAAAKWGLALFTKQGIIGKGVLLAFQGVMWLVNAAMAANPAVLIVLAIVALIAAVAAAIYWWDDLKAAFLDTSWGQAIMKVIDVVLGGLKALVNPIGFVMDHIGAIGEFFGFGSETAAPTTSPSLEASKRTNLPPGGVTNHIAKTVANNSSNSRSIGQVTINSEQPMTRQALDEMLYTGT
- a CDS encoding DUF2590 family protein, which gives rise to MPDEKYFDILITDDDITLDVGGIPERCCDRDSIAQDLVHMIRETGLLVELVGNRDEGKKAENIVKLTLEVDNDERIVPGTCQITETSLGVFYLQAETVEFGPIYSTVEIS
- a CDS encoding baseplate J/gp47 family protein, with amino-acid sequence MSQELFESMLAEAGIPTTEADMTARWKQINEDEGSLITNDSKWSPFWKLITAIVTTPCKLLVSLLVKTALPNLFLKYASGAWLDVYAWGVDLTRKASTKAVGNVTFARPTAAGELTVPSGTVIESPTLDGYVYRVTVTADTTCPDGSLTFTAPVEAEQAGSAYNLGPGYYSILAAPIPGIASVTNLSDWLTTPGADEESNEELRLRGQNQFSAVGQYHHDAAYKACIAEYAGIRTDYLYFEHNAPRGPGTANCFIMIATGAPPQEFVDNINTYVRDSGNHGHGDDMVCFPMPETAYDLSVTVYPVPNLDTDKQASLLRSVEDMVRCAFRENTDFTMTLTWPYGRFSLSQLDKDLHASLPNLLSVEFDRAGDIVSEMDLPVLGTLTVEIGA